From Bacillus sp. FSL K6-3431, the proteins below share one genomic window:
- a CDS encoding hydroxyacid dehydrogenase, translated as MLKGLFILNDFNLIYGSVHEEIMKYIDIYAEPQTKESIKQNPALLANADVIFSGWGSPVLDDKLLNAAPHLKAFFYGAGSIKNIVTDAFWDRNIPISSAFAANAVPVVEYTLSQILFSLKQGWSYVLRTKKEQRHVKRMDVAGAYHSTVGIVSLGMIGRKVCELLKQFDVRVIAYDPFVSKEDAEQLQVELCSLEELFQRSDVVSLHTPWIKETEGLINGELISSMKHNATLINTSRGAVVNEIEMVEVLKKRIDLFAVLDVTFPEPPVEGSPLYSMDNVILTPHIAGSMSKECQRMGEYMLDELKLYLDNKPLQWEITREKSLIMA; from the coding sequence ATGCTGAAAGGCTTATTTATCTTGAATGATTTTAACTTAATATACGGAAGTGTCCATGAAGAAATAATGAAGTATATTGATATTTACGCTGAACCGCAAACAAAAGAATCTATTAAACAAAATCCAGCCCTGTTAGCGAATGCTGATGTGATTTTTTCAGGATGGGGATCTCCTGTATTGGATGATAAACTGCTGAATGCTGCACCACATTTGAAAGCGTTTTTTTACGGGGCCGGTTCTATTAAAAATATTGTTACAGATGCATTCTGGGATCGGAATATACCTATTTCAAGTGCTTTTGCAGCCAATGCGGTGCCTGTTGTTGAGTATACACTTTCGCAAATTTTATTTTCATTAAAACAAGGTTGGTCATATGTTCTCAGGACTAAAAAAGAACAAAGGCATGTAAAAAGAATGGATGTTGCCGGAGCCTATCATTCTACTGTTGGGATTGTATCGCTAGGTATGATAGGAAGAAAAGTTTGCGAATTACTAAAACAATTTGATGTTCGCGTCATAGCATATGATCCATTTGTATCAAAAGAGGATGCAGAGCAGTTACAAGTAGAATTATGTTCACTAGAAGAGCTTTTTCAACGTTCAGATGTTGTATCGCTCCATACTCCATGGATAAAAGAAACCGAGGGTCTCATTAATGGGGAACTAATCTCTTCTATGAAACACAATGCTACATTGATTAACACATCTAGGGGAGCAGTTGTTAATGAGATAGAAATGGTGGAGGTATTAAAGAAACGAATTGATCTTTTTGCCGTTTTAGATGTTACTTTTCCAGAACCGCCAGTAGAAGGGTCACCACTATACTCCATGGATAATGTTATTTTAACACCTCATATTGCGGGATCGATGTCTAAGGAATGTCAACGAATGGGAGAATATATGTTAGATGAATTAAAACTTTATCTGGATAATAAACCATTACAATGGGAGATTACTCGAGAAAAATCACTTATAATGGCCTAA
- the mphM gene encoding macrolide 2'-phosphotransferase MphM translates to MNKQKAVEIARKYGLEVKKESIIFNESGLDFLVAYAEDDKGEEWVLRFPRRDDVMPRTIVEKKALDLVNKYATFQVPVWSVYEGDLITYKKLTGVPAGTIDPEIQNYMWEMDYENVPEQFHQTLAKALASLHTVPKVEALKVGLFVQTAEEARKSMIERMEKVKAKFGVGESLWNRWQAWVKNEGLWPQKTGLIHGDVHAGHTMIDKDANVTGFIDWTEAKITDVSNDFVFQYRAFGEAALEKLINYYRQAGGIYWPAMKEHVIELNAAYPVAIAEFAIISGMEEYEQMAKETLEVNDR, encoded by the coding sequence TTGAACAAACAGAAAGCGGTAGAAATAGCAAGAAAGTATGGTTTGGAAGTTAAAAAGGAGTCCATCATATTCAACGAGTCCGGTTTAGATTTTCTGGTTGCTTATGCAGAAGACGATAAAGGCGAAGAATGGGTGCTAAGGTTTCCGAGACGGGACGATGTGATGCCAAGGACGATAGTGGAGAAGAAAGCACTTGATCTTGTAAACAAATATGCCACTTTTCAGGTTCCAGTCTGGTCGGTTTATGAAGGCGATCTAATAACTTATAAAAAGTTAACCGGAGTGCCAGCGGGCACGATTGATCCGGAGATTCAAAACTATATGTGGGAGATGGATTATGAAAATGTACCTGAACAATTTCACCAGACATTAGCCAAAGCGTTGGCTTCGCTACACACAGTTCCGAAAGTAGAGGCTCTTAAAGTAGGCCTGTTTGTCCAGACAGCAGAAGAGGCAAGAAAATCGATGATTGAGCGTATGGAAAAGGTTAAAGCGAAGTTTGGCGTAGGCGAATCCTTATGGAACCGCTGGCAGGCCTGGGTAAAAAATGAGGGATTGTGGCCTCAGAAAACAGGTCTGATTCATGGGGATGTTCATGCTGGCCACACGATGATTGATAAAGATGCTAACGTAACCGGTTTTATCGACTGGACCGAAGCAAAAATAACGGATGTATCAAATGACTTTGTTTTCCAGTACCGGGCATTCGGGGAGGCAGCCCTGGAGAAACTGATCAACTATTACCGGCAAGCAGGTGGGATTTACTGGCCTGCCATGAAAGAGCATGTCATTGAACTTAATGCGGCATACCCTGTTGCGATAGCTGAGTTTGCTATTATTTCAGGCATGGAAGAATATGAGCAGATGGCGAAAGAAACATTGGAAGTGAATGACCGCTAG
- a CDS encoding antitoxin VbhA family protein, whose amino-acid sequence MKNKALEYAKSSLEMEGFKVSKEQEQLVLDALENKITHDEFISKALELAHKINPHN is encoded by the coding sequence TTGAAAAATAAAGCATTAGAATATGCAAAAAGCTCATTAGAAATGGAAGGATTTAAAGTTTCAAAAGAACAAGAACAACTTGTTTTAGATGCATTGGAAAATAAAATAACTCATGATGAATTTATTTCTAAAGCTCTTGAATTAGCACATAAAATAAACCCCCACAACTAA
- a CDS encoding Gfo/Idh/MocA family protein gives MNSINIGMIGYKFMGKAHSHAYRDMPMFFPKSIRPEMKVICGRNPEGVAEAATQFGWEEYTTDWKELLKRDDIDLIDINAPSNAHKEIAIEAAKAGKHIFCEKPLALTLEDSREMLVAAEAAGIKHMVGFNYRFAPAVMLAKKLIEEGRLGDIYHFRAWFLQDWIMDPDFPLVWRLQKEVAGSGSHGDLGAHLIDMAHYLIGDMTEVIGMSETFIKERPIPEEMTGLSATSSKNSEKGPVTVDDATLFLARFANGALGSFEATRFAAGHRSTNSFEINGSKGSVIFDFERMNELQVYFTDDKEDVQGFRRVLATDAAHAYSEAWWPAGHTIGYEHTFIHSFVELMDAFREDRQPVPNFVDGVKCQQVLEAVDVSIEKRQWIKVSDL, from the coding sequence ATGAACTCAATTAATATTGGCATGATTGGTTATAAATTTATGGGTAAGGCGCATAGCCATGCATATCGTGATATGCCTATGTTTTTTCCTAAAAGCATTAGACCAGAAATGAAAGTAATTTGTGGTAGAAATCCAGAAGGTGTTGCAGAAGCTGCTACCCAGTTCGGCTGGGAAGAATATACGACCGACTGGAAAGAGTTATTGAAGCGGGATGATATTGATTTAATCGATATCAATGCTCCGAGTAATGCGCATAAAGAGATTGCGATTGAAGCTGCTAAAGCAGGAAAGCATATTTTTTGTGAAAAACCATTGGCGCTTACATTAGAAGACTCGCGTGAAATGTTGGTCGCAGCTGAAGCTGCAGGTATAAAGCATATGGTCGGTTTTAATTACCGCTTCGCCCCTGCTGTTATGCTAGCAAAAAAGTTGATCGAGGAAGGTAGATTAGGAGATATTTATCATTTTCGTGCTTGGTTTTTACAAGATTGGATTATGGACCCAGACTTCCCTCTCGTTTGGAGACTGCAAAAAGAAGTTGCAGGTTCTGGCTCTCATGGAGATTTAGGTGCTCATCTTATTGATATGGCCCACTATCTTATCGGTGACATGACAGAAGTAATTGGAATGAGTGAAACATTTATAAAAGAAAGACCGATCCCAGAAGAAATGACCGGATTATCAGCAACTAGCAGTAAAAATTCAGAAAAAGGTCCTGTTACAGTCGACGATGCAACATTATTTTTAGCGCGATTTGCTAATGGTGCACTCGGTAGCTTTGAAGCAACTCGCTTTGCTGCGGGACATCGTAGTACAAACTCCTTTGAAATTAACGGAAGTAAAGGCAGTGTTATTTTCGATTTTGAGCGAATGAATGAGCTACAAGTTTATTTTACGGATGACAAGGAAGATGTTCAAGGTTTTCGTCGAGTGTTAGCTACTGATGCAGCACATGCCTACTCAGAAGCATGGTGGCCGGCTGGACATACAATTGGCTATGAACATACCTTTATCCATTCATTTGTCGAGTTAATGGATGCTTTCCGTGAAGATCGTCAGCCAGTTCCTAATTTCGTTGACGGAGTTAAATGTCAGCAAGTGCTTGAAGCGGTTGATGTGTCCATAGAAAAACGTCAGTGGATTAAGGTATCTGACCTTTAA
- a CDS encoding ThuA domain-containing protein: MKKTALIVQGGWDGHEPEKVATIFQGILEEENFVVEVADSLDAYGDVEKLKSLDLIVPHWTMGEIEQKYVNNISEAVISGVGLAGCHGGMCDSFRKNVDWQFITGGNWVAHPGNDGVEYMVNMKHSSSPLFEGMDDFKVVSEQYYLHVDPAVEVLATTRFPVASGPHSTNRSVDMPVAWTKRWGLGRVFYSSLGHVANIISMPEVSLMMRRGFLWAAEGKTLYQTNSENKNKPVYTGMEDSQ; encoded by the coding sequence ATGAAGAAAACAGCACTGATTGTACAAGGTGGTTGGGATGGTCATGAACCAGAAAAAGTGGCGACAATTTTCCAAGGAATTCTCGAGGAAGAAAATTTTGTTGTAGAGGTAGCAGATTCTCTTGATGCATACGGAGACGTGGAGAAGCTAAAATCACTTGATTTAATTGTCCCCCACTGGACGATGGGAGAAATTGAGCAGAAATATGTAAATAACATTTCTGAAGCTGTAATAAGTGGTGTTGGCTTAGCAGGATGTCACGGCGGTATGTGTGACTCTTTTCGTAAAAATGTAGATTGGCAGTTTATTACTGGTGGAAATTGGGTTGCACATCCAGGTAATGACGGTGTGGAATATATGGTGAATATGAAACATTCATCTAGCCCTCTTTTTGAAGGAATGGACGATTTCAAAGTAGTTAGTGAACAATATTATTTACATGTTGATCCTGCTGTTGAAGTACTTGCGACTACCCGTTTCCCTGTCGCCTCCGGGCCACATTCAACCAATAGATCGGTTGATATGCCCGTCGCTTGGACGAAACGCTGGGGACTTGGACGTGTGTTCTATAGCTCATTAGGACATGTAGCTAACATCATTTCTATGCCAGAAGTATCGCTTATGATGCGTAGAGGTTTTTTATGGGCAGCAGAAGGAAAAACATTATACCAAACAAACTCTGAAAATAAAAATAAGCCTGTTTATACAGGTATGGAAGATAGTCAATAA
- a CDS encoding DUF5316 family protein codes for MKPFYSGLVLACLGVIISAVLKDWSFIYKISGIIGLITIILAGLSSWVLADGERSRINPNSEIMIDKKGQLNSSTKILLVGLPNILIAILAYFL; via the coding sequence GTGAAACCCTTTTACTCCGGTCTTGTCCTGGCATGTTTGGGAGTGATCATTTCAGCCGTATTAAAGGATTGGAGTTTCATTTATAAAATTTCCGGGATTATAGGATTAATAACGATAATTCTTGCTGGTTTATCCTCCTGGGTATTGGCTGATGGAGAACGGTCAAGAATAAACCCTAATTCAGAAATCATGATAGATAAGAAGGGACAACTGAATTCATCAACTAAAATTCTACTAGTTGGCCTACCAAATATATTAATAGCAATTCTAGCTTATTTTTTATAA
- a CDS encoding GNAT family N-acetyltransferase, protein MLENINPYKVLIRTGLLNDAKIILDIQQVVISENEFMITVSEEFNKSIDQQRKWIQKIIDNERETIIVAELNGIVVGWLVLQSQNRKRLYHTGSLGMMIHKDFRELGIGKMLINELLHWAELNPLIEKVCLGVLSTNLRAIALYKSMGFVEEGRKVKAIKLNANKYVDDILMYKMV, encoded by the coding sequence ATGTTAGAGAATATAAATCCTTATAAAGTTCTCATCCGTACAGGGCTGTTAAATGATGCAAAAATAATTTTAGATATTCAACAAGTAGTTATATCGGAAAACGAATTTATGATAACAGTTTCAGAAGAATTCAACAAGTCCATCGATCAACAAAGAAAATGGATTCAAAAGATAATAGATAATGAAAGAGAAACGATTATAGTGGCAGAACTGAATGGTATAGTCGTTGGCTGGTTGGTATTGCAATCACAAAACCGTAAAAGGCTGTATCACACTGGTTCTTTAGGAATGATGATCCATAAAGATTTTAGGGAATTAGGTATTGGAAAAATGCTTATTAATGAACTATTACATTGGGCAGAGTTGAACCCATTGATTGAGAAAGTATGCTTAGGAGTACTCTCAACGAACCTTCGAGCGATAGCTTTATACAAAAGTATGGGCTTTGTTGAAGAAGGACGTAAAGTTAAAGCTATTAAGCTAAATGCAAATAAATATGTTGATGATATCCTCATGTATAAGATGGTTTAA
- a CDS encoding phosphotransferase, whose product MKSIYTEEMILDDLIKSCRRIFGFTVRKAIPIKRGWLNLKWKVITDSGVYIIKQYNKERYKLYVHEELLFAFSQQMRLFKKGFQCPELSSNEGQFLFQSDHDELFIVMKFCEGNVIPPGRLNIYQMYDLGRVTGKMHQLLNDGTIEKKSNPVFIPPSRENRLAHWHSEWNNANNASRSHLLPILETQYKVTETIEFRDFNLNNTGWAHRDLWVDNLLFKENKLTAVLDFDRMKYDYPQLDVARAILSGALIEDGIDITLATAFMKGYGEERLLPKGFLADSLKLLWYMESTWWINSNMDQHSGPPARFTKEMIWLAENQNGLDSLLG is encoded by the coding sequence GTGAAGAGTATATATACTGAGGAAATGATATTGGACGATCTGATCAAATCTTGTAGAAGGATATTTGGTTTCACTGTACGAAAGGCGATACCGATAAAACGAGGTTGGTTAAATTTAAAATGGAAAGTCATAACAGATTCAGGAGTTTATATAATCAAGCAATACAACAAGGAAAGATACAAACTTTATGTACATGAAGAACTTTTATTTGCTTTCTCACAACAAATGAGATTATTTAAAAAGGGTTTCCAATGTCCTGAGTTAAGCTCAAATGAAGGACAATTTTTATTCCAATCTGATCACGATGAACTTTTTATCGTAATGAAGTTTTGTGAGGGTAATGTTATCCCTCCCGGCCGGTTAAATATATATCAAATGTATGATTTGGGACGAGTAACTGGAAAAATGCATCAGTTGTTAAACGATGGGACAATTGAAAAGAAGAGTAATCCTGTATTTATTCCCCCAAGCCGCGAAAATCGTTTAGCTCATTGGCATTCGGAATGGAACAACGCTAATAATGCGAGTAGGTCACATTTACTACCTATACTGGAAACACAATATAAGGTTACTGAAACGATAGAATTTAGAGACTTCAATTTAAATAATACTGGTTGGGCTCATCGGGATCTTTGGGTAGACAATCTATTGTTCAAGGAAAACAAATTAACTGCGGTTTTAGATTTTGATAGAATGAAATATGATTACCCCCAGTTAGATGTTGCAAGAGCAATTTTATCGGGGGCTTTAATTGAAGATGGCATTGACATTACCCTTGCTACCGCCTTTATGAAAGGATATGGTGAGGAACGTTTATTACCGAAGGGTTTTTTAGCAGATTCTTTAAAACTATTGTGGTATATGGAAAGTACCTGGTGGATTAATTCAAACATGGATCAACACAGCGGACCTCCAGCACGGTTTACTAAGGAAATGATTTGGCTTGCTGAAAATCAAAATGGATTAGATTCCTTATTGGGGTAA
- a CDS encoding LacI family DNA-binding transcriptional regulator, which yields MYITGMEAVSLAKRKDVAKLAGVSEATVSRVFNNVGPLRKETKQKVFDAAKSLNYQPNALAQNFATGKSGNIGVIVPYLPKVHLLSTHYFSEILSGIGMKLAKYQYNLLVIFQSPHEKKDFVQLFRSQKVDGCIILGSKDVAGEKDEIDRLHKSALPYCLVNQTFEGFPFLSIDANHYEGSLEAVSLLLEKGFKNIAFLNGPLEYSNSIERLNGFRDAHTNAGIEMNKELIFQGNYSRTSGIQRATEIGSLMSSIDAVFAGNDRMAIGLMQGLSKLGYQVGKDYALIGYDNSDIASMIQPQLTSVHVPLFEMGEMAVDKVLNALNGKTEVFQERIPVTLIERESIQVKKEMRK from the coding sequence GTGTACATTACTGGAATGGAGGCGGTTTCTTTAGCTAAAAGAAAAGATGTAGCAAAATTAGCAGGTGTGTCCGAAGCAACGGTATCACGTGTATTTAATAACGTTGGACCACTTCGCAAAGAAACGAAGCAAAAAGTTTTTGATGCGGCAAAATCTCTAAATTATCAACCAAATGCACTAGCTCAAAACTTTGCAACAGGAAAAAGTGGGAATATTGGTGTGATCGTACCTTATTTACCTAAAGTTCATTTGTTATCAACACATTATTTTTCCGAAATTCTTAGTGGCATTGGTATGAAACTTGCTAAGTATCAATATAACCTACTTGTTATATTTCAATCTCCACATGAAAAAAAGGATTTTGTACAACTTTTTCGTTCACAAAAGGTTGATGGCTGTATCATTCTTGGTTCTAAAGATGTAGCTGGTGAAAAAGATGAGATTGATAGACTTCATAAATCAGCATTACCTTATTGTTTAGTTAACCAAACCTTCGAAGGTTTTCCGTTTTTATCCATTGATGCAAATCATTATGAAGGTAGTCTTGAAGCCGTATCGCTTCTACTGGAGAAAGGATTTAAAAACATTGCTTTCTTAAATGGACCACTTGAATATTCGAACAGCATTGAACGTTTAAATGGGTTTCGTGATGCCCATACAAATGCTGGCATTGAAATGAACAAGGAGTTAATTTTTCAAGGAAATTACAGCCGCACAAGTGGCATACAAAGAGCTACTGAGATCGGGTCTCTTATGTCTAGTATTGATGCCGTTTTTGCAGGAAATGACCGGATGGCCATTGGACTTATGCAAGGTTTAAGCAAACTAGGATATCAGGTTGGTAAAGATTATGCTCTTATTGGCTATGATAACTCTGATATTGCTAGTATGATTCAACCTCAACTAACGTCAGTACATGTTCCTCTTTTTGAAATGGGCGAAATGGCAGTAGATAAAGTGTTAAATGCTCTCAACGGTAAAACAGAGGTCTTTCAAGAACGAATACCAGTTACCTTGATTGAACGGGAATCTATACAAGTGAAAAAGGAGATGAGAAAATGA
- a CDS encoding Gfo/Idh/MocA family protein, whose amino-acid sequence MTKVKVGIIGCGNISSIYMENIPSFDHLDLVACADLDVSRAQAQAEKYQLSKAYTVQEMLDDSEIDLIINLTIPKAHAEVCVKALEAGKHVYVEKPLAVSREEGTLILDVAKEKGLLVGSAPDTFLGGGIQTALHLINAGEIGVPIGASAFMIGRGHEHWHPDPAFYYDVGGGPMFDMGPYYLTALIALLGPIKRLSGLARISYPERTVSSKPKAGTKIPVKTATHISGTLDFASGAVGTITTSFDAFGGSSLPPIEIYGSEGTLLVPDPNNFGGSVKLRKRDEKEFSDIPLTHQYQDNSRGIGVADMAKAIQSGAPHRANGQLAFHVLEAMHGFHDSSESGIFYEMKSTCEKPEPFPIEHTISN is encoded by the coding sequence ATGACCAAAGTAAAAGTAGGTATTATCGGTTGTGGAAATATTAGCTCAATTTATATGGAAAACATCCCAAGTTTCGACCATCTTGACCTTGTTGCCTGTGCTGATTTGGATGTGAGTAGGGCTCAAGCCCAAGCAGAAAAATATCAGCTATCGAAAGCATATACGGTTCAAGAAATGCTTGATGACTCTGAAATTGATCTTATTATCAATTTAACTATTCCGAAAGCGCATGCAGAGGTATGTGTTAAGGCCCTTGAAGCAGGAAAACATGTATATGTAGAAAAACCTTTAGCTGTCTCACGTGAGGAAGGAACGTTAATTTTAGACGTGGCAAAAGAAAAAGGTTTGCTCGTCGGGAGTGCACCCGATACATTTTTAGGTGGAGGAATACAAACCGCCCTCCATCTGATTAATGCTGGAGAAATTGGCGTACCGATTGGTGCTTCAGCATTCATGATTGGTCGTGGACATGAGCATTGGCATCCAGACCCTGCTTTTTATTACGACGTAGGTGGTGGTCCAATGTTTGATATGGGCCCATATTATTTAACAGCACTTATTGCGTTGCTAGGACCGATTAAGCGACTTTCTGGTTTAGCGAGGATTAGTTATCCTGAACGAACTGTCTCAAGTAAGCCAAAGGCGGGAACCAAAATCCCCGTGAAAACAGCTACACATATTTCTGGTACACTAGACTTTGCTTCTGGAGCAGTCGGAACAATCACAACAAGCTTTGATGCCTTTGGCGGTTCGTCACTCCCGCCGATAGAAATTTATGGAAGTGAAGGTACATTACTTGTGCCTGATCCAAATAATTTTGGAGGATCAGTTAAACTCCGTAAACGTGATGAAAAGGAATTTAGCGATATTCCACTGACACATCAATACCAAGACAATAGTCGTGGTATCGGCGTTGCAGATATGGCAAAAGCGATTCAAAGTGGTGCTCCTCATCGAGCAAATGGACAACTTGCCTTTCATGTTTTAGAAGCAATGCATGGCTTTCACGATTCTTCTGAAAGCGGCATCTTTTATGAAATGAAAAGTACTTGTGAAAAACCTGAGCCATTTCCTATTGAGCATACAATATCAAATTAA
- a CDS encoding peptidoglycan-binding domain-containing protein, translating to MNKKWLALIPAVALVVAPLPFQTANAASGNEPVQLSESEIPPGFEAILNWPPEEQPIVKQGSQSFEVEFIQVMLNHFGFETEVDGVFGSYTDQQVRQLQAENELAQDGVVGVDTWTVLIEEYQAELFSVETAIVFAEKALDNDDLVFSSDGVLHKDSDGKVFYSLRAQSQDLIDGGGSGTVGFYDVYQNGDVVESEPR from the coding sequence TTGAATAAGAAATGGTTAGCTTTAATTCCTGCAGTTGCGCTTGTGGTTGCACCATTACCCTTCCAAACAGCAAACGCAGCCTCGGGAAATGAACCGGTTCAACTGTCAGAGTCTGAAATACCACCAGGATTTGAAGCGATATTGAATTGGCCACCTGAAGAACAACCGATAGTCAAACAGGGGAGCCAAAGTTTTGAAGTTGAATTTATTCAAGTAATGTTAAATCACTTTGGATTTGAAACAGAAGTTGACGGGGTTTTTGGTTCGTATACAGACCAACAAGTACGTCAATTACAAGCGGAGAATGAGTTAGCTCAGGACGGGGTTGTCGGGGTTGATACGTGGACTGTATTAATTGAAGAATATCAAGCGGAGTTGTTTTCGGTAGAAACAGCGATTGTTTTCGCAGAAAAAGCCCTTGATAATGACGATCTCGTGTTCAGTAGTGATGGTGTCCTTCATAAGGACTCAGACGGAAAAGTATTTTATTCTTTGAGAGCACAAAGTCAAGATTTAATTGATGGTGGAGGTAGTGGCACGGTCGGATTCTATGATGTGTATCAAAATGGAGATGTTGTCGAATCTGAGCCAAGATAG
- a CDS encoding HD domain-containing protein, producing the protein MNKAEIILQTEAFVYEELKEEASGHDWWHIYRVTKITKTIAQQENADMFICEMAALLHDIADEKLNINETEGVEKVKEWLLHLKVDESSISKIMNIISTMSFKGGGQPSMKTLEGKIVQDADRLDAIGAIGITRAFTYSGAIKQLIYDPHIKVRDHMTKEAYREETTTAINHFYEKLLKLKEHMITDYGKKMAERKHKYMKGYLEMFFNEWDGE; encoded by the coding sequence TTGAATAAAGCTGAGATTATATTACAAACAGAGGCATTTGTTTATGAGGAATTAAAAGAGGAGGCCAGTGGTCATGACTGGTGGCATATATACAGAGTGACTAAAATAACGAAAACGATCGCTCAACAAGAAAACGCTGATATGTTTATATGCGAAATGGCCGCGTTACTCCATGATATTGCTGATGAAAAATTGAATATAAATGAAACGGAAGGTGTGGAAAAAGTTAAAGAATGGTTACTTCATTTAAAGGTTGATGAATCATCTATATCGAAAATAATGAATATAATATCAACGATGTCATTTAAAGGTGGTGGGCAACCTTCTATGAAAACGTTAGAAGGTAAAATTGTTCAAGATGCAGATCGCCTTGACGCGATAGGGGCAATTGGCATTACTAGAGCCTTTACATACTCTGGGGCTATTAAGCAATTGATTTATGATCCACATATTAAAGTGAGAGATCATATGACGAAGGAAGCATATCGAGAAGAGACTACTACAGCAATTAATCATTTTTATGAGAAGTTATTAAAATTGAAAGAGCATATGATTACAGATTATGGTAAAAAAATGGCGGAAAGAAAGCATAAATATATGAAAGGTTATCTAGAAATGTTTTTTAATGAATGGGATGGTGAATGA